In Carassius auratus strain Wakin unplaced genomic scaffold, ASM336829v1 scaf_tig00000254, whole genome shotgun sequence, the following proteins share a genomic window:
- the LOC113068929 gene encoding adipolin-like isoform X1 codes for MRFWLLAVVTAVLWSQCILLGWAEARKMRKRPKELAPQYTEALNTTLSNSEELDGSTKQVSENQRVDPLGSWMDFVKRPVGNFPGKCRKRKRPLPGPPGPPGPPGPQGPPGSPGAEVTQEVLLREFKEMIKEATERRAAVDRPNEPSLPTALITVESMTSYRRIEEAFHCKLKGPVVVDKKTLAELQNFQTPPAKGAFLRGTGMDQSTGRFTAPVTGIYQFSANVHIDHTEVKKSKNQLRARDNVRVLICIESLCHRYTSLEMIVGLESNSKIFTVSVHGLLELQAGQYTSIFVDNAAGASITIQNGSDFMGMLLGV; via the exons ATGCGTTTCTGGCTGCTAGCTGTGGTGACGGCAGTGCTCTGGAGCCAGTGCATCCTTCTAGGGTGGGCTGAGGCCAGGAAGATGCGTAAGAGGCCGAAGGAGCTCGCGCCGCAGTACACTGAAGCATTGAACACCACTCTTTCCAACAGCGAGGAGCTGGATGGCAGTACGAAG caggtCAGTGAGAACCAGAGAGTGGACCCTCTTGGATCATGGATGGATTTTGTGAAGAGACCTGTGGGCAACTTTCCCGGAAAATGCCGAAAGCGAAAACGACCACTG CCTGGTCCCCCGGGCCCTCCTGGACCTCCAGGGCCTCAGGGACCCCCAGGATCCCCTGGGGCAGAGGTCACTCAAGAGGTCCTGCTGCGAGAGTTCAAAGAAATGATCAAAG AGGCCACAGAGAGACGAGCAGCAGTGGATAGGCCCAACGAACCCAGCCTGCCCACGGCTCTGATTACCGTAGAGAGTATGACCTCCTACCGGAGAATCGAGGAAGCCTTCCACTGCAAACTCAAAGGCCCTGTCGTTGTGGACAAAAAGACTCTGGCTGAACTGCAGAACTTTCAGACA CCTCCTGCCAAAGGTGCCTTCCTCAGAGGGACGGGGATGGATCAGTCCACTGGCCGATTTACAGCTCCGGTCACTGGAATTTATCAGTTCTCTGCCAACGTTCATATTG ACCACACTGAGGTGAAGAAAAGTAAGAACCAGCTGAGAGCCAGAGATAATGTCCGAGTTTTGATCTGCATTGAATCACTCTGCCACAGATACAC ATCATTGGAAATGATTGTTGGCCTTGAGAGTAACAGCAAGATATTTACAGTATCTGTCCATGGACTGCTGGAACTTCAG GCCGGGCAGTACACCTCCATATTCGTGGACAATGCAGCTGGAGCATCGATCACAATACAGAATGGTTCAGATTTCATGGGCATGTTGCTGGGGGTATAG
- the LOC113068929 gene encoding adipolin-like isoform X2 produces the protein MRFWLLAVVTAVLWSQCILLGWAEARKMRKRPKELAPQYTEALNTTLSNSEELDGSTKVSENQRVDPLGSWMDFVKRPVGNFPGKCRKRKRPLPGPPGPPGPPGPQGPPGSPGAEVTQEVLLREFKEMIKEATERRAAVDRPNEPSLPTALITVESMTSYRRIEEAFHCKLKGPVVVDKKTLAELQNFQTPPAKGAFLRGTGMDQSTGRFTAPVTGIYQFSANVHIDHTEVKKSKNQLRARDNVRVLICIESLCHRYTSLEMIVGLESNSKIFTVSVHGLLELQAGQYTSIFVDNAAGASITIQNGSDFMGMLLGV, from the exons ATGCGTTTCTGGCTGCTAGCTGTGGTGACGGCAGTGCTCTGGAGCCAGTGCATCCTTCTAGGGTGGGCTGAGGCCAGGAAGATGCGTAAGAGGCCGAAGGAGCTCGCGCCGCAGTACACTGAAGCATTGAACACCACTCTTTCCAACAGCGAGGAGCTGGATGGCAGTACGAAG gtCAGTGAGAACCAGAGAGTGGACCCTCTTGGATCATGGATGGATTTTGTGAAGAGACCTGTGGGCAACTTTCCCGGAAAATGCCGAAAGCGAAAACGACCACTG CCTGGTCCCCCGGGCCCTCCTGGACCTCCAGGGCCTCAGGGACCCCCAGGATCCCCTGGGGCAGAGGTCACTCAAGAGGTCCTGCTGCGAGAGTTCAAAGAAATGATCAAAG AGGCCACAGAGAGACGAGCAGCAGTGGATAGGCCCAACGAACCCAGCCTGCCCACGGCTCTGATTACCGTAGAGAGTATGACCTCCTACCGGAGAATCGAGGAAGCCTTCCACTGCAAACTCAAAGGCCCTGTCGTTGTGGACAAAAAGACTCTGGCTGAACTGCAGAACTTTCAGACA CCTCCTGCCAAAGGTGCCTTCCTCAGAGGGACGGGGATGGATCAGTCCACTGGCCGATTTACAGCTCCGGTCACTGGAATTTATCAGTTCTCTGCCAACGTTCATATTG ACCACACTGAGGTGAAGAAAAGTAAGAACCAGCTGAGAGCCAGAGATAATGTCCGAGTTTTGATCTGCATTGAATCACTCTGCCACAGATACAC ATCATTGGAAATGATTGTTGGCCTTGAGAGTAACAGCAAGATATTTACAGTATCTGTCCATGGACTGCTGGAACTTCAG GCCGGGCAGTACACCTCCATATTCGTGGACAATGCAGCTGGAGCATCGATCACAATACAGAATGGTTCAGATTTCATGGGCATGTTGCTGGGGGTATAG